The Lycium ferocissimum isolate CSIRO_LF1 chromosome 1, AGI_CSIRO_Lferr_CH_V1, whole genome shotgun sequence genome includes a region encoding these proteins:
- the LOC132051426 gene encoding protein transport protein SEC23 B-like yields MEMAQTDPEGIDGIRMTWNSWPRTKVESSKNIIPIASSIHLLHPSPNLPTLPYTPLRCKTCSSILNPFCRVDFQALIWICPFCFQRNHFPQHYSGISETNVPAELYPQFTTIQYGSGQNQVLGGGSGQVYVFVLDTCMLEEELEYAKSGLKRAIGMLPDYAMVGFISYGTQVQVHELGFSDMSKVYVFRGTKELSKDEVLDQLGLGRKGVVGGGANHGLSRFLLPASECEYALDSLLEELDTDQWPVPPGNRASRCTGVALSVAAGLLGACMAGAGARIVALVGGPCTEGPGAIVSKDISEPVRSHKDLHKDAAPFFKKAVHFYEELAKQLVSQGHILDVFASALDQVGVAEMKVAIEKTGGLVVLAESFGHSVFKDSFKRVFEDGEQSLGLCFNATLEINCSKDIKIQGIIGPCTSLEKKGPAVSSTVTGEGNTTAWKLCGLDKNTCLTVFFDVTSSEKSDPSGNINPQLYIQFLTSYQSSDGQTKLRVTTITRRWLDAGVGTEELVQGFDQEAAAVVMARLASYKMELEEDFDPTRWLDRNLIRLCARFGDYRKDDPASFTLNPSFSLFPQFMFHLRRSQFLQVFNNSPDETAYFRMLLYRESISNAVVMIQPTLMAFSFNSLPSPALLDVSSISADRILLLDSYFSVVIFHGMTIAQWRNMGYQNQPEHQAFAQLLQVPHDEAQALIHERFPVPRLVVCDQHGSQARFLLAKLNPSATYNNANDMAAGSDVIFTDDVSLQIFFEHLQRLAVQSS; encoded by the exons atgGAAATGGCACAAACAGACCCTGAAGGCATTGATGGAATTCGTATGACCTGGAATTCTTGGCCAAGAACTAAAGTTGAATCTTCCAAAAACATAATCCCAATTGCTTCTTCAATTCACTTACTTCATCCTTCACCAAATCTACCTACTTTACCTTACACTCCCTTACGTTGTAAAACATGTTCTTCAATCTTAAACCCCTTTTGTCGTGTCGATTTTCAAGCCTTAATTTGGATCTGTCCCTTTTGTTTCCAACGTAACCATTTCCCTCAACATTACTCTGGTATATCAGAAACTAACGTCCCTGCTGAACTTTACCCTCAATTCACCACCATCCAATACGGGTCGGGTCAAAATCAGGTCTTGGGTGGTGGGTCGGGTCAGGTGTATGTGTTTGTGTTGGATACATGTATGTTGGAGGAGGAATTGGAGTATGCGAAATCGGGGTTGAAGAGGGCTATTGGGATGTTACCTGATTATGCTATGGTTGGGTTTATATCATATGGTACACAAGTGCAGGTACATGAACTCGGCTTTTCGGATATGTCCAAGGTTTATGTGTTTCGGGGTACGAAGGAGTTGAGTAAAGATGAAGTTTTGGATCAGTTAGGACTTGGTAGGAAGGGTGTTGTTGGTGGTGGAGCTAATCATGGTTTGAGTAGGTTCTTGTTGCCTGCTTCTGAGTGTGAGTATGCACTCGATTCG TTGTTAGAGGAATTGGATACGGATCAATGGCCGGTGCCACCTGGAAACAGGGCATCGCGATGCACCGGGGTGGCGTTGAGTGTGGCAGCTGGTTTGCTTGGTGCTTGTATGGCTGGTGCGGGTGCTCGGATTGTTGCATTAGTTGGGGGTCCTTGCACCGAAGGACCGGGAGCG aTTGTGTCGAAAGATATATCCGAACCAGTTCGTTCTCATAAAGATCTTCACAAGGATGCTGCACCCTTTTTCAAAAAGGCCGTCCACTTCTATGAGGAACTTGCAAAGCAACTCGTCAGTCAGGGTCACATCTTAGATGTTTTTGCTTCAGCACTTGACCAG GTTGGGGTTGCGGAGATGAAAGTAGCTATTGAAAAGACTGGAGGACTAGTCGTTCTTGCTGAAAGCTTTGGGCATTCTGTATTTAAAGATTCTTTCAAGCGTGTATTTGAAGATGGTGAACAGTCTCTTGGGCTTTGCTTCAA TGCTACATTAGAGATCAACTGCTCCAAGGATATTAAAATTCAAGGGATCATTGGTCCTTGCACATCTTTAGAGAAG AAAGGGCCAGCTGTCTCCAGCACAGTTACTGGTGAGGGAAATACTACAGCTTGGAAGCTCTGTGGTCTTGACAAAAACACGTGCTTGACTGTTTTCTTTGATGTTACATCTAGTGAGAAGTCAGATCCTTCAGGCAATATAAATCCGCAATTGTACATACAGTTTCTTACAAG TTATCAGAGCTCTGATGGGCAAACAAAACTACGAGTTACAACCATTACTAGGAGATGGCTTGATGCTGGTGTTGGCACTGAG GAATTAGTGCAAGGATTTGATCAGGAAGCTGCTGCCGTAGTAATGGCTAGATTGGCTTCTTATAAAATGGAGCTAGAG GAAGATTTTGATCCCACAAGGTGGCTAGATCGGAATCTGATTCGCCTGTGTGCCAGGTTTGGGGATTATAGGAAAGATGATCCCGCCTCTTTCACTTTGAATCCCAGTTTTTCATTGTTCCCTCAGTTCATGTTTCATTTACGGCGGTCACAATTTTTGCAA GTTTTCAATAATAGTCCTGATGAGACAGCATATTTCCGGATGCTGCTCTACCGAGAGAGTATAAGCAATGCTGTTGTCATGATTCAACCTACACTAATGGcattttcattcaattcacTGCCTTCTCCGGCTTTACTGGATGTGTCATCAATTTCTGCTGATCGCATTCTTTTGTTGGATTCGTACTTCAGCGTTGTCATATTCCATGGAATGACAATAGCTCAATGGAGAAACATGGGATACCAGAACCAGCCAGAACATCAG GCATTTGCACAGCTATTGCAAGTTCCTCATGACGAGGCCCAAGCACTTATCCATGAGAGGTTTCCTGTTCCTAGACTTGTAGTGTGTGATCAGCATGGTTCCCAG GCAAGATTTCTTTTAGCAAAGTTGAACCCCTCAGCCACATACAATAACGCAAACGACATGGCAGCGGGATCAGATGTCATATTCACTGACGACGTAAGTCTCCAGATTTTCTTCGAGCATCTTCAGCGGCTGGCAGTGCAATCTTcttga
- the LOC132051499 gene encoding 5-OH-xanthotoxin synthase-like, translating into MMLILLFVALISIILSFHLSKAKKGGRNTLPPGPLGLPFIGNLHQYDSLTPHIYFWKLSKKYGKIFSLKLPSVPIVVVSSAKLAKEVWKTQDLVFCSKPSTLSQQRLSYNGRDIVFQRYNDYWREMRKISVLHLFSLKKVKLFSPMREDEVSRMIKKISQHANTSKITNLSNLMIALSTTIICRVAFGIRFDEEAHERRRFNILLEESATMLTSFFVSDFFPYLGWIDKLTGLRNRLEKNFKDLDEFYEELIEQHLNPNRPKSMEGDILDLLLQLKKEKLTPIDLTLEDIKAIVMNVLLAGSDTSAAAIVWAMTAMMKNPKVMQKVQEEIRKSVGKKDNILNEDDIQNLPYFKAVIKESFRLYPSVPLLLPRESMRKSTLEGYEIQPGTIIHVNSWAIARDPEIWENPEEFIPERFLKNNIDFKGQDFELIPFGAGRRGCPGIALGVASMELALANLLYVFDWELPFGMKKEDISTDTRPGITVHKKNELCLLPRIICRFL; encoded by the exons ATGATGCTCATTCTACTCTTTGTAGCCCTTATTTCTATCATTCTTAGTTTCCATCTTTCTAAAGCCAAAAAGGGTGGAAGAAACACACTGCCACCTGGTCCTTTAGGTTTGCCATTTATCGGAAATTTGCATCAATATGATAGTTTAACACCTCATATCTATTTTTGGAAACTTTcgaaaaaatatggaaaaatctTCTCATTGAAACTTCCTTCTGTTCcaattgttgttgtttcttcAGCAAAATTGGCAAAAGAAGTTTGGAAAACACAAGATTTAGTATTTTGTAGTAAACCTTCTACTCTTAGCCAGCAAAGATTGTCTTACAATGGTCGTGACATAGTCTTCCAACGCTACAATGATTATTGgagagaaatgagaaaaataagtgTTCTTCATCTATTTAGTCTCAAGAAAGTAAAATTATTTAGTCCAATGCGTGAAGATGAAGTCTCAAGAATGATTAAGAAAATATCTCAACATGCTAATACCTCAAAAATCACCAATTTGAGCAATCTAATGATTGCACTAAGTACTACAATTATTTGTAGAGTTGCTTTTGGTATTAGGTTTGATGAAGAAGCACATGAAAGGAGGAGGTTCAATATTCTTTTAGAAGAATCTGCAACAATGCTGACTAGCTTCTTTGTATctgatttttttccttatttaggTTGGATTGATAAACTTACTGGATTGAGAAATAGACTTGAGAAGAATTTTAAGGATTTGGATGAATTTTATGAAGAACTTATTGAGCAGCATCTTAATCCTAATAGGCCAAAATCTATGGAAGGGGATATTCTTGATCTTTTGCTCCAATtgaagaaggagaaattaaCACCAATTGATCTCACTTTGGAGGATATAAAGGCAATTGTCATG aatgtgtTACTTGCAGGATCAGACACTAGTGCAGCTGCAATAGTATGGGCAATGACAGCCATGATGAAGAACCCAAAAGTCATGCAGAAAGTTCAAGAAGAAATCAGAAAGTCAGTAGGAAAGAAAGACAATATTTTGAATGAAGATGATATCCAAAATCTTCCCTATTTCAAAGCAGTGATAAAGGAGTCTTTTAGATTGTATCCATCGGTTCCACTCCTACTGCCAAGAGAATCAATGAGAAAATCTACACTAGAAGGGTATGAAATTCAGCCAGGAACTATTATTCATGTTAACTCATGGGCAATTGCAAGAGATCCTGAAATATGGGAAAATCCAGAAGAATTTATACCCGAGAGATTCTTAAAGAACAATATTGATTTCAAGGGACAAGACTTTGAGTTAATTCCATTTGGAGCAGGAAGAAGAGGGTGTCCAGGAATTGCACTTGGGGTTGCATCCATGGAACTTGCATTGGCAAATCTTCTTTATGTATTTGATTGGGAGTTGCCTTTTGGGATGAAAAAAGAGGATATTAGTACAGATACTAGGCCTGGAATCACCGTGCATAAGAAAAATGAGCTTTGCCTGCTACCAAGAATTATTTGTAGATTCTTGTAG